Proteins from one Malania oleifera isolate guangnan ecotype guangnan chromosome 4, ASM2987363v1, whole genome shotgun sequence genomic window:
- the LOC131153302 gene encoding (3S,6E)-nerolidol synthase 1-like isoform X2 yields MAFTHTFHAFSSLSGYPCRITCTSKTEPTEATPTFKWNIDQNHTSQLITMPSKHYKDEFLIEYPKKLNQAKQLLWKMGEDPLQGLMMVDAIQRLGIGYNFQDEIEALLRNQYAKLRIDCDDLTHDLYEVALRFRLLRQQDIFNKFKDEEGKFDKKKLSKDIRGLMALYEASQLSMEGEDILDEAMEYSISGLLNAQAPHLDHHQAAIVANTLENPYHKSLARFMSKSFLSNFQGTGTRWMNVLCELTKLDSYIAQSVHRSEMLQISKWWSDMGLAKELKFARDQPLKWYMWPMAILADPSLSEQRVDLTKPISLIYIIDDIYDVIGTLDELTLFTQAVNRWEFAAAEQLPVYMKKCFATLDEITDEISHKVYIKHGWNPVNSLRKTWASLCNAFLVEANWFASGSLPKAEEYLKNGAVSSGVHIVLVHIFFLLGEGITEDAVDCLDGTPPIVSSTATLLRLWDDLGSAKDENQDGHDGSYIEYYMMEYPEASVESAKEHVIYMISEMWKRLNKECLSPHPFSTSFVQASLNLARMVPLMYSYDDNQCLPRLEEHMKSILV; encoded by the exons ATGGCCTTCACACATACATTCCATGCTTTCTCCTCCCTTTCTGGTTATCCATGCAGAATCACATGTACAAGCAAAACAGAACCCACAGAGGCTACGCCAACATTTAAATGGAACATTGACCAAAATCATACCTCGCAATTGATCACTATGCCCTCCAAGCACTACAAA GATGAATTTCTTATTGAATACCCCAAAAAATTGAACCAAGCTAAGCAACTTCTTTGGAAAATGGGAGAAGATCCATTGCAAGGGCTGATGATGGTTGATGCCATCCAACGCCTAGGCATCGGCTACAACTTCCAAGATGagattgaggctcttctaaggaACCAGTACGCCAAATTACGCATTGATTGTGATGATCTTACTCATGATCTTTACGAGGTTGCACTTCGCTTTCGACTGCTGAGACAACAAG ACATATTTAACAAGTTCAAAGACGAGGAAGGAAAGTTCGACAAGAAAAAATTAAGCAAAGACATTAGAGGATTGATGGCATTATATGAAGCTTCACAACTAAGTATGGAAGGAGAAGACATACTTGATGAGGCCATGGAGTACTCTATTAGCGGTCTCCTTAATGCACAGGCCCCACATCTTGACCATCATCAAGCTGCAATTGTTGCTAACACATTGGAGAATCCCTATCACAAGAGTTTGGCTAGGTTCATGTCCAAAAGCTTCCTAAGTAATTTCCAGGGCACTGGCACTAGATGGATGAATGTCCTATGCGAATTAACCAAGTTGGATTCCTATATCGCTCAATCTGTGCACCGAAGTGAAATGCTTCAAATATCCAA ATGGTGGAGTGATATGGGTTTAGCCAAAGAGTTGAAGTTTGCTAGAGATCAACCACTGAAGTGGTACATGTGGCCCATGGCAATTCTAGCGGACCCAAGCTTATCAGAGCAGAGGGTTGATCTCACAAAGCCCATCTCTCTCATCTACATTATAGATGACATTTATGATGTTATTGGGACGCTTGATGAACTCACTCTCTTCACTCAAGCTGTCAATAG GTGGGAATTTGCTGCAGCTGAACAACTACCAGTCTACATGAAGAAATGTTTTGCGACTCTTGATGAAATCACTGATGAAATCAGCCATAAGGTCTACATTAAGCATGGGTGGAACCCCGTCAATTCTTTAAGAAAAAcg TGGGCAAGTCTGTGTAATGCGTTTCTGGTAGAAGCAAATTGGTTTGCTTCCGGGAGTTTGCCAAAAGCAGAGGAGTACTTGAAGAATGGGGCAGTGAGCTCAGGAGTACATATTGTGCTGGTTCACATTTTCTTTCTATTGGGTGAAGGCATAACGGAAGACGCGGTAGATTGCCTCGATGGTACTCCACCCATCGTATCTTCCACAGCAACGCTTCTTCGTCTTTGGGATGACTTGGGAAGTGCCAAA GATGAGAATCAAGACGGTCATGATGGGTCTTATATAGAGTACTACATGATGGAATACCCTGAAGCATCAGTGGAGAGTGCAAAAGAGCATGTAATTTACATGATTTCAGAAATGTGGAAGCGCCTGAACAAAGAATGTCTCTCCCCACATCCATTTTCGACTTCCTTTGTTCAAGCTTCTCTAAATCTCGCAAGAATGGTCCCTTTAATGTATAGTTATGATGATAACCAATGCCTTCCCCGTCTTGAGGAGCATATGAAATCTATACTTGTatga
- the LOC131153302 gene encoding (3S,6E)-nerolidol synthase 1-like isoform X1 yields the protein MAFTHTFHAFSSLSGYPCRITCTSKTEPTEATPTFKWNIDQNHTSQLITMPSKHYKDEFLIEYPKKLNQAKQLLWKMGEDPLQGLMMVDAIQRLGIGYNFQDEIEALLRNQYAKLRIDCDDLTHDLYEVALRFRLLRQQGYFVPTDIFNKFKDEEGKFDKKKLSKDIRGLMALYEASQLSMEGEDILDEAMEYSISGLLNAQAPHLDHHQAAIVANTLENPYHKSLARFMSKSFLSNFQGTGTRWMNVLCELTKLDSYIAQSVHRSEMLQISKWWSDMGLAKELKFARDQPLKWYMWPMAILADPSLSEQRVDLTKPISLIYIIDDIYDVIGTLDELTLFTQAVNRWEFAAAEQLPVYMKKCFATLDEITDEISHKVYIKHGWNPVNSLRKTWASLCNAFLVEANWFASGSLPKAEEYLKNGAVSSGVHIVLVHIFFLLGEGITEDAVDCLDGTPPIVSSTATLLRLWDDLGSAKDENQDGHDGSYIEYYMMEYPEASVESAKEHVIYMISEMWKRLNKECLSPHPFSTSFVQASLNLARMVPLMYSYDDNQCLPRLEEHMKSILV from the exons ATGGCCTTCACACATACATTCCATGCTTTCTCCTCCCTTTCTGGTTATCCATGCAGAATCACATGTACAAGCAAAACAGAACCCACAGAGGCTACGCCAACATTTAAATGGAACATTGACCAAAATCATACCTCGCAATTGATCACTATGCCCTCCAAGCACTACAAA GATGAATTTCTTATTGAATACCCCAAAAAATTGAACCAAGCTAAGCAACTTCTTTGGAAAATGGGAGAAGATCCATTGCAAGGGCTGATGATGGTTGATGCCATCCAACGCCTAGGCATCGGCTACAACTTCCAAGATGagattgaggctcttctaaggaACCAGTACGCCAAATTACGCATTGATTGTGATGATCTTACTCATGATCTTTACGAGGTTGCACTTCGCTTTCGACTGCTGAGACAACAAGGTTATTTTGTCCCTACTG ACATATTTAACAAGTTCAAAGACGAGGAAGGAAAGTTCGACAAGAAAAAATTAAGCAAAGACATTAGAGGATTGATGGCATTATATGAAGCTTCACAACTAAGTATGGAAGGAGAAGACATACTTGATGAGGCCATGGAGTACTCTATTAGCGGTCTCCTTAATGCACAGGCCCCACATCTTGACCATCATCAAGCTGCAATTGTTGCTAACACATTGGAGAATCCCTATCACAAGAGTTTGGCTAGGTTCATGTCCAAAAGCTTCCTAAGTAATTTCCAGGGCACTGGCACTAGATGGATGAATGTCCTATGCGAATTAACCAAGTTGGATTCCTATATCGCTCAATCTGTGCACCGAAGTGAAATGCTTCAAATATCCAA ATGGTGGAGTGATATGGGTTTAGCCAAAGAGTTGAAGTTTGCTAGAGATCAACCACTGAAGTGGTACATGTGGCCCATGGCAATTCTAGCGGACCCAAGCTTATCAGAGCAGAGGGTTGATCTCACAAAGCCCATCTCTCTCATCTACATTATAGATGACATTTATGATGTTATTGGGACGCTTGATGAACTCACTCTCTTCACTCAAGCTGTCAATAG GTGGGAATTTGCTGCAGCTGAACAACTACCAGTCTACATGAAGAAATGTTTTGCGACTCTTGATGAAATCACTGATGAAATCAGCCATAAGGTCTACATTAAGCATGGGTGGAACCCCGTCAATTCTTTAAGAAAAAcg TGGGCAAGTCTGTGTAATGCGTTTCTGGTAGAAGCAAATTGGTTTGCTTCCGGGAGTTTGCCAAAAGCAGAGGAGTACTTGAAGAATGGGGCAGTGAGCTCAGGAGTACATATTGTGCTGGTTCACATTTTCTTTCTATTGGGTGAAGGCATAACGGAAGACGCGGTAGATTGCCTCGATGGTACTCCACCCATCGTATCTTCCACAGCAACGCTTCTTCGTCTTTGGGATGACTTGGGAAGTGCCAAA GATGAGAATCAAGACGGTCATGATGGGTCTTATATAGAGTACTACATGATGGAATACCCTGAAGCATCAGTGGAGAGTGCAAAAGAGCATGTAATTTACATGATTTCAGAAATGTGGAAGCGCCTGAACAAAGAATGTCTCTCCCCACATCCATTTTCGACTTCCTTTGTTCAAGCTTCTCTAAATCTCGCAAGAATGGTCCCTTTAATGTATAGTTATGATGATAACCAATGCCTTCCCCGTCTTGAGGAGCATATGAAATCTATACTTGTatga